A genomic segment from Cyanobium sp. NIES-981 encodes:
- the typA gene encoding translational GTPase TypA, producing MSGAHPGTPIRNIAIIAHVDHGKTTLVDALLAQSGIFRDNEAVPTCVMDSNDLERERGITILSKNTAVDYEGIRINIVDTPGHADFGGEVERVLGMVDGCLLIVDANEGPMPQTRFVLKKALEKGLRPIVFVNKIDRARVDPEIAVDKVLDLFLELGADDDQCDFPYLFGSGMGGYAKPDMKTDSDTMRPLFDAILRHVPPPVGDPTKPLQLQVTTLDYSDFLGRIMIGRIHNGTIRSGQPAALLRDDGSVKRGRISKLLGFQGLQRVEIEEASAGDLVAVAGFDEVNIGETIACPDNPEALPLIKVDEPTLQMTFVVNDSPFAGKEGKFVTSRQIRDRLQKELLTNVALRVEDTDSPDRWAVSGRGELHLGILIETMRREGYEFQVSQPQVIFRTIDGTPSEPYETLVLDVPEVSVGACIEKLGIRKAEMQNMENTNDGRTQLEFVVPSRGLIGFRGEFIRATRGEGIMSHSFLDYRPMQGDFDARRNGVLIAFEEGAATFYALKNAEDRGQFFITPGTKVYKGMIIGENNRPQDLEINVCKAKQLTNMRSAGAEELDTLQAPVQMTLERALEYIGPDEMLEVTPESIRLRKLPSKKAAKR from the coding sequence ATGAGCGGCGCACATCCAGGCACGCCGATTCGCAACATTGCGATCATTGCCCACGTCGACCACGGCAAAACCACCCTCGTCGACGCGCTGCTCGCTCAGTCAGGCATTTTCCGGGACAACGAAGCGGTTCCCACCTGCGTGATGGATTCCAACGATCTCGAGCGAGAGCGTGGAATCACGATCCTGAGCAAGAACACCGCGGTGGATTACGAGGGGATCCGCATCAACATCGTGGACACCCCCGGCCACGCCGATTTCGGTGGCGAGGTGGAACGGGTGCTCGGGATGGTGGATGGCTGCCTCCTGATCGTGGACGCCAATGAGGGGCCGATGCCCCAGACCCGCTTCGTGCTGAAGAAGGCCCTGGAGAAAGGCCTTCGCCCCATCGTGTTCGTGAACAAGATCGACCGGGCCCGGGTGGATCCGGAGATCGCCGTCGACAAGGTGCTGGATCTGTTCCTCGAACTTGGCGCGGACGACGACCAGTGCGACTTTCCCTACCTGTTCGGCAGCGGCATGGGCGGCTACGCCAAGCCGGACATGAAGACCGACAGCGACACGATGCGGCCGCTCTTCGATGCCATCCTGCGCCACGTGCCGCCGCCGGTGGGTGATCCGACCAAGCCCCTGCAGCTTCAGGTCACCACCCTGGATTACAGCGATTTCCTGGGCCGGATCATGATCGGCCGTATCCACAACGGCACGATCAGGTCAGGCCAGCCCGCCGCCCTGCTGCGTGACGACGGCAGCGTCAAGCGGGGTCGCATCAGCAAGCTGCTCGGTTTCCAGGGCCTGCAGCGCGTGGAGATCGAGGAGGCCAGTGCCGGGGACCTTGTGGCTGTGGCCGGTTTCGATGAAGTGAACATCGGTGAAACGATCGCCTGTCCGGACAACCCGGAGGCCCTGCCTCTGATCAAGGTGGATGAGCCCACACTTCAGATGACCTTCGTGGTCAACGATTCTCCCTTTGCCGGCAAGGAAGGGAAATTCGTCACCAGCCGTCAGATCCGCGATCGCCTGCAGAAGGAGCTCCTCACCAACGTGGCCCTGCGGGTGGAAGACACCGATTCCCCTGATCGCTGGGCCGTGAGTGGCAGAGGTGAGCTGCACCTCGGCATCCTGATCGAAACAATGCGGCGGGAGGGCTATGAATTCCAGGTGAGCCAGCCCCAGGTGATTTTCCGCACCATCGATGGCACGCCGAGCGAGCCCTATGAAACGCTTGTCCTCGATGTGCCAGAGGTGTCCGTGGGGGCTTGCATCGAGAAGCTTGGTATCCGCAAAGCGGAAATGCAGAACATGGAAAATACGAACGACGGCCGCACCCAGCTGGAGTTCGTGGTGCCGTCCCGCGGGCTGATCGGTTTTCGCGGTGAATTCATCCGTGCCACGCGAGGGGAAGGCATCATGAGTCACTCCTTCCTGGATTACCGCCCCATGCAGGGCGACTTCGATGCACGCCGCAACGGCGTTCTGATCGCCTTTGAAGAGGGAGCAGCCACCTTCTATGCACTCAAGAATGCCGAGGATCGCGGTCAGTTCTTCATCACTCCCGGCACCAAGGTGTACAAGGGGATGATCATCGGAGAGAACAACAGGCCCCAGGATCTTGAGATCAACGTCTGCAAGGCCAAGCAACTCACCAACATGAGATCAGCAGGCGCGGAGGAACTCGACACCCTCCAGGCTCCCGTGCAGATGACCCTGGAGCGGGCCCTCGAATACATCGGCCCTGACGAGATGCTGGAGGTCACCCCGGAGTCCATCCGCCTCCGCAAGCTGCCCAGCAAGAAGGCGGCCAAGCGCTGA
- the glpX gene encoding class II fructose-bisphosphatase, with the protein MDRTLIQEILEVVEQAAIASAELTGLGKKDEADAAAVEAMRKRMGQIQMQGRIVIGEGERDEAPMLYIGEEVGSGTGPGVDFAVDPCEGTNLCANNQRGSMAVLAASDRGGLFNAPDFYMKKLAAPPAAKGKVDIRKSATENIEILSQCLGMAKSELVIVVMDRARHKDLIAEIRATGARVQPISDGDVQAAIACGFAGTGTHCLMGIGAAPEGVISAAAMRALGGHFQGQLVYDPAVAQTKEWEGLTREGNLARLTEMGITDPDKIYEAEELASGENVVFAGSGITDGLLFDGVKFEKDCTRTSSLVISTLDNTARFTDTVHIKPGAQSIALR; encoded by the coding sequence GTGGATCGCACCCTCATCCAGGAAATTCTCGAGGTCGTAGAACAGGCCGCCATCGCCTCGGCCGAACTCACGGGTCTCGGTAAGAAGGACGAGGCGGACGCCGCTGCGGTGGAGGCGATGCGCAAGCGCATGGGCCAGATCCAGATGCAGGGCCGCATCGTGATCGGCGAAGGGGAGCGCGACGAAGCTCCGATGCTCTACATCGGCGAAGAAGTGGGCAGCGGCACCGGTCCCGGTGTCGACTTCGCGGTGGATCCCTGTGAAGGGACCAACCTCTGCGCCAACAACCAGCGCGGCTCGATGGCCGTGCTGGCCGCCTCCGACCGGGGCGGCCTCTTCAATGCTCCTGACTTCTACATGAAGAAGCTGGCGGCGCCCCCGGCCGCCAAGGGCAAGGTGGACATCCGCAAGAGCGCCACCGAGAACATCGAGATCCTCAGCCAGTGCCTTGGCATGGCCAAGAGCGAGCTGGTGATCGTGGTGATGGACCGCGCCCGCCACAAGGATCTGATCGCGGAGATCCGGGCCACCGGTGCCCGGGTGCAGCCCATCTCCGACGGTGACGTGCAGGCCGCCATCGCCTGCGGCTTCGCAGGCACCGGCACCCACTGCCTGATGGGCATCGGCGCCGCTCCGGAGGGGGTGATCTCCGCCGCCGCCATGCGGGCCCTGGGCGGCCACTTCCAGGGCCAGCTGGTCTACGACCCCGCCGTGGCCCAGACCAAGGAATGGGAAGGCCTCACCCGTGAAGGCAACCTGGCCCGCCTGACGGAGATGGGCATCACCGACCCCGACAAGATCTATGAAGCCGAGGAACTGGCCTCCGGTGAGAACGTGGTGTTTGCCGGCAGCGGCATCACCGACGGGCTGCTGTTCGACGGCGTGAAGTTCGAGAAGGACTGCACCCGCACCAGCTCCCTGGTGATCAGCACCCTGGACAACACTGCCCGCTTCACCGACACGGTGCACATCAAGCCTGGTGCCCAGAGCATCGCGTTGCGCTGA
- the lptB gene encoding LPS export ABC transporter ATP-binding protein: protein MTLALKQVVLAIGGRVLVDHVSLQLQPGEVVGLLGPNGAGKTTTFGLVTGLIRPDGGAVLLDGAPIAHLPMPQRARLGIGYLPQEPSVFRQLTVRDNLRLALESSRTPRALRRERLETLIAEFHLSPFQHRRGFQLSGGERRRCEVARALAVGAEGPRYLLLDEPFAGVDPIAVADLQQLINELRGRGMGLLITDHNVRETLAITDRAYILSEGAILASGTSLEVGNDPLVRRHYLGEGFRL, encoded by the coding sequence ATGACGCTGGCGTTGAAGCAGGTGGTCCTGGCCATCGGTGGCCGGGTGCTGGTTGACCACGTCTCCCTGCAGCTGCAGCCGGGTGAAGTGGTGGGTCTGCTCGGACCGAACGGCGCCGGCAAAACCACCACGTTCGGCCTGGTGACCGGGCTGATCCGCCCCGACGGCGGCGCTGTGCTGCTGGATGGTGCCCCAATCGCCCACCTGCCGATGCCCCAGCGAGCGCGCCTGGGCATCGGCTATCTGCCCCAGGAGCCCAGCGTGTTCCGCCAGCTCACGGTTCGCGACAACCTGCGGCTGGCGCTCGAATCCAGCCGGACGCCCCGCGCTCTGCGCCGCGAGCGGCTGGAGACCCTGATTGCGGAGTTCCACCTCTCCCCCTTCCAGCATCGCCGCGGCTTTCAGCTCTCCGGCGGTGAGCGCCGCCGCTGCGAGGTGGCCAGAGCCCTGGCTGTCGGTGCCGAGGGGCCGCGCTATCTGCTGCTGGATGAGCCCTTTGCCGGGGTGGATCCCATCGCCGTGGCCGACCTGCAGCAGCTGATCAACGAGCTGCGCGGCCGGGGCATGGGGCTCCTGATCACCGACCACAACGTTCGCGAAACCCTGGCGATCACCGATCGGGCCTACATCCTCTCCGAGGGGGCCATCCTGGCCTCTGGAACGTCCCTCGAGGTGGGCAACGATCCCCTGGTGCGCCGCCACTACCTGGGCGAAGGATTCCGGCTGTGA
- a CDS encoding LptF/LptG family permease, producing the protein MLAELIGPLVFGVAAFTAVSLSVGAVFELVRRVAESGLPLDVAVQVLLLELPSFLVLSFPMATLMATLLTYSKLSGNSELTALRSVGVPTWRMLVPAVALAVAMTLLTFGFNEAIVPTTLSQAEATLSRAIGRAVAGEQKDNVVYSKFGRVELPDGSTEKGLTHIFYAQRFNQGVMEDVTLVDLSRSAHRVMLTADRARWSAKDAQWEFLDGQVVGIGRGGSEAITSARFDRYLYPLGNQPLKVAKLPRDANEMSIGQARTAERLLRESGDSRAARKLRVRIQEKFSFPAVCLVFGLIGSSLGARPHSRRSRSQGFGLSVLLIFGYYLVAFSFSSLGVKGTLTPALSAWLPVLIGLATGLVLLRQASR; encoded by the coding sequence ATGCTGGCCGAGCTGATCGGTCCCCTGGTGTTCGGGGTGGCGGCCTTCACCGCCGTCTCCCTCTCGGTGGGAGCGGTGTTCGAACTGGTGCGCCGGGTGGCGGAATCCGGTCTACCGCTCGATGTGGCAGTGCAGGTGCTGCTGCTGGAGTTGCCCTCGTTTCTGGTCCTCTCCTTCCCCATGGCCACCCTGATGGCCACGCTGCTCACCTACAGCAAGTTGTCGGGCAACAGCGAGCTCACGGCCCTGCGCAGCGTGGGCGTGCCCACCTGGCGCATGCTCGTGCCCGCCGTGGCCCTGGCCGTGGCGATGACCCTGCTCACCTTCGGCTTCAACGAAGCCATCGTGCCCACCACCCTCAGCCAGGCCGAGGCCACCCTCAGCCGTGCCATCGGCCGGGCCGTGGCCGGAGAACAGAAGGACAACGTGGTGTATTCCAAGTTCGGGCGGGTGGAGCTCCCCGATGGCAGCACGGAGAAGGGCCTGACGCACATCTTCTACGCCCAGCGGTTCAACCAGGGGGTGATGGAGGATGTGACCCTGGTGGACCTGAGCCGGTCGGCCCACCGCGTGATGCTCACGGCGGATCGGGCCCGTTGGAGCGCGAAGGATGCCCAATGGGAGTTTCTCGATGGTCAGGTGGTGGGCATCGGCCGTGGTGGCTCGGAGGCCATCACTTCGGCGCGGTTCGACCGCTATCTCTATCCCCTCGGCAACCAGCCGCTGAAGGTGGCGAAACTGCCGAGGGATGCCAACGAGATGAGCATCGGCCAGGCGCGCACCGCCGAGAGATTGCTGCGGGAATCCGGCGACAGCCGGGCCGCCCGCAAGCTGCGGGTCCGCATCCAGGAAAAGTTCTCCTTTCCGGCGGTCTGCCTGGTGTTTGGCCTGATCGGCAGCAGCCTCGGTGCCCGCCCCCACTCCCGCCGCAGCCGCAGCCAGGGGTTCGGGCTGAGCGTGCTGCTGATCTTCGGCTACTACCTGGTGGCCTTCAGCTTCAGTTCCCTGGGCGTGAAGGGCACGCTCACACCGGCCCTGTCGGCCTGGCTGCCGGTGCTGATCGGCCTGGCGACCGGTCTTGTGCTGTTACGGCAGGCCAGCCGCTGA
- the rpe gene encoding ribulose-phosphate 3-epimerase gives MSTKSLVVSPSILSADFSRLGDDVRAVDAAGADWIHVDVMDGRFVPNITIGPLIVQALRPVTAKTLDVHLMIVEPEKYVPEFAKAGADIISVQVEACPHLHRNLAQIRDLGKMAGAVLNPGTPIDTLEYCLELCDLVLVMSVNPGFGGQSFIESQVDKIRDLRRMCDAKGLDPWIEVDGGIKAENAWKVIEAGANAIVSGSGVFNQPSYADAISGIRHSRRPTAVAA, from the coding sequence ATGAGCACGAAGTCCCTGGTGGTGTCCCCGTCGATTCTCTCGGCTGATTTCTCTCGCCTCGGGGATGACGTACGGGCGGTGGATGCCGCCGGTGCCGACTGGATCCATGTGGATGTGATGGACGGGCGCTTCGTGCCGAACATCACGATCGGCCCGCTGATTGTTCAGGCCCTGCGCCCGGTGACGGCCAAGACCCTGGACGTTCATCTCATGATCGTGGAGCCGGAGAAGTATGTGCCCGAGTTCGCGAAGGCCGGGGCGGACATCATCTCCGTGCAGGTGGAGGCCTGTCCCCATCTGCACCGCAACCTGGCCCAGATCCGTGATCTCGGCAAGATGGCCGGTGCCGTGCTGAATCCCGGCACCCCGATCGACACGCTGGAGTACTGCCTCGAACTGTGCGATCTGGTGCTGGTGATGAGTGTGAACCCTGGCTTCGGCGGTCAGAGCTTCATCGAAAGCCAGGTGGACAAGATCCGTGATCTCCGTCGCATGTGCGATGCCAAGGGCCTGGATCCCTGGATCGAGGTCGACGGCGGCATCAAGGCGGAGAATGCCTGGAAGGTGATCGAGGCTGGAGCCAACGCCATCGTGAGCGGGTCCGGCGTGTTCAACCAGCCGAGCTATGCGGACGCCATCAGCGGCATTCGCCACAGCCGTCGGCCTACGGCCGTGGCCGCCTGA
- the ccsB gene encoding c-type cytochrome biogenesis protein CcsB yields MPDLLHDPVLGLGLAAFALLLLVLPLAFWALSGGGTSSVVRLLVASANLCLTAQLVLRWIDSGHFPISNLYESLCFLAWGCTLTQLLVERSWPSPLVPAAATPMALGCVAFASFALPDRLQEASPLVPALRSSWLVMHVSVIMLSYAALLVGSLLSLAVLFTDRGKALELRSSSIGSGGFRQAQLATEGPGAMAAPLRLTSGSLSMAEQLDSLSYRTITVGFLLLSVGLVSGAVWANEAWGSWWSWDPKETWALICWLVYAAYLHTRLIRGWQGRRPAIVASLGLVVIVVCYIGVNLLGIGLHSYGWFFES; encoded by the coding sequence TTGCCCGATCTGCTCCACGATCCGGTTCTTGGCCTTGGTCTGGCAGCCTTCGCGCTGCTGCTGCTGGTGCTTCCCCTGGCGTTCTGGGCCCTCAGCGGCGGAGGCACCAGCTCCGTGGTGAGGCTGCTGGTGGCCAGCGCCAATCTGTGCCTCACCGCCCAGCTCGTGCTGCGCTGGATCGATTCCGGACACTTCCCCATCAGCAACCTCTACGAGTCGCTCTGCTTCCTGGCCTGGGGCTGCACCCTCACCCAGCTGCTGGTGGAGCGCTCCTGGCCTTCGCCCCTGGTGCCGGCAGCCGCCACCCCGATGGCCCTGGGCTGCGTGGCCTTTGCCAGCTTCGCCCTGCCCGATCGCCTGCAGGAAGCCTCGCCGCTGGTGCCGGCCCTGCGCTCCAGCTGGCTGGTGATGCACGTGAGCGTGATCATGCTCAGCTACGCGGCCCTGCTGGTGGGCTCCCTGCTGTCGCTGGCGGTGCTGTTCACCGACCGGGGCAAGGCCCTTGAGCTGCGCAGCAGCTCCATCGGCAGCGGGGGCTTCCGTCAGGCCCAGCTGGCCACCGAAGGACCCGGGGCGATGGCCGCGCCCCTCAGGCTCACCAGCGGTTCGCTCTCGATGGCCGAACAGCTCGACTCACTCAGCTACCGCACCATCACGGTGGGCTTCCTGCTGCTGTCGGTGGGCCTGGTGAGTGGAGCGGTATGGGCCAATGAAGCGTGGGGCAGTTGGTGGAGCTGGGATCCGAAGGAAACCTGGGCCCTGATCTGCTGGCTGGTGTACGCGGCCTACCTGCACACCCGGCTGATCCGGGGATGGCAGGGGAGGCGGCCCGCCATCGTGGCGTCCCTGGGCCTGGTGGTGATCGTCGTCTGCTACATCGGGGTGAATCTGCTCGGCATCGGCCTGCACAGCTACGGCTGGTTCTTTGAGAGCTGA
- a CDS encoding DUF309 domain-containing protein, with protein MPPDHDEESSLIRDPRLAEAIACFNAGDWYACHDGFEELWHETAGPLRPVLQGILQIAVGQLHLERGNRRGATILTGEGLGRLRGCDDQALGIDLARLRDSAREWLQALQAAGDPPPLEAPRLTAPQRHDSEAGS; from the coding sequence TTGCCTCCTGACCACGACGAGGAATCGAGCCTGATCCGCGACCCCCGCCTGGCCGAAGCCATTGCCTGCTTCAACGCAGGCGACTGGTACGCCTGCCACGACGGGTTCGAGGAGCTGTGGCACGAGACCGCAGGCCCGCTCCGTCCCGTGCTCCAGGGAATCCTCCAGATCGCCGTGGGGCAACTGCACCTGGAGCGGGGGAACCGCCGTGGGGCCACCATTCTCACCGGCGAGGGTCTGGGGCGGCTGCGTGGCTGCGACGATCAGGCCCTGGGTATCGATCTGGCCCGGCTGCGTGACAGTGCCCGCGAGTGGCTGCAGGCCCTGCAGGCGGCTGGGGATCCGCCTCCGCTGGAAGCCCCCCGGCTCACCGCGCCGCAGCGCCATGACTCCGAGGCCGGAAGCTAG
- a CDS encoding glutamyl-tRNA reductase gives MHIAVVGLSHRTAPVEIRERLSIPEQAMDASLQQLREDDQVLEASILSTCNRLEIYTLLRHPEQGISSVGAFLSQHSGLAVDELTPHLFTYHHEDAVAHLLRVAAGLDSLVLGEGQILSQVKKMVRLGQEHHSVGPILNRLLNQAVSTGKRVRTETNLGTGAVSISSAAVELAQLKVGQARGCDELVPLDQEQVAVVGAGRMARLLLQHLQAKGCRGVVLLNRTVGRAEQLAADFPTLPVQCRPLEDLDHCLSTCSLVFTSTAAEEPIITAGRLSGLNRRSSLMLVDIGVPRNIAADTAGVAGVQSFDVDDLQEVVTRNQEARREIAAEAEGLLREEARLFLEWWDGLEAVPVVNRLRRRLEEIREQELQKALSRMGPDLSARERKVVEALSKGIINKVLHTPMTNLRAPQARQQRHTCMRVIEELFELQDDGSLSSGP, from the coding sequence ATGCATATCGCCGTCGTCGGACTGAGCCACCGCACAGCACCGGTTGAAATCCGGGAGCGGCTCAGCATCCCGGAGCAGGCCATGGATGCCTCCCTGCAGCAGCTCCGGGAGGACGACCAGGTGCTGGAGGCCTCGATCCTCAGCACCTGCAACCGGCTCGAGATCTACACCCTGCTGCGCCATCCTGAGCAGGGGATCTCCTCGGTCGGCGCCTTCCTCAGCCAGCATTCCGGCCTGGCCGTGGACGAGCTGACGCCCCACCTCTTCACGTATCACCACGAGGACGCGGTGGCGCATCTGCTGCGCGTCGCTGCCGGCCTCGATTCCCTCGTGCTGGGTGAAGGTCAGATCCTCTCCCAGGTGAAGAAGATGGTGCGGCTGGGCCAGGAGCACCACTCCGTGGGTCCGATTCTCAACCGCCTGCTCAACCAGGCTGTCAGCACCGGAAAGCGCGTCCGCACCGAGACCAATCTCGGCACCGGAGCCGTCTCGATCAGTTCCGCGGCGGTGGAGCTGGCCCAGCTCAAGGTGGGGCAGGCCAGGGGGTGCGATGAGCTCGTGCCCCTCGATCAGGAGCAGGTGGCCGTCGTGGGCGCCGGCCGCATGGCCCGGTTGCTGCTGCAACACCTCCAGGCCAAGGGCTGCCGGGGGGTGGTCCTGCTCAACCGCACGGTGGGCCGCGCGGAGCAGCTGGCGGCAGACTTTCCCACCCTGCCCGTGCAATGCCGGCCGCTGGAGGATCTGGACCACTGCCTGAGCACGTGCTCGCTGGTGTTCACCAGCACCGCGGCGGAGGAACCGATCATCACGGCCGGGCGGCTGAGCGGACTCAACCGTCGCAGTTCCCTGATGCTGGTGGACATCGGCGTTCCGCGCAACATCGCGGCCGACACCGCCGGTGTGGCGGGGGTTCAGTCGTTCGATGTGGATGACCTGCAGGAAGTGGTGACCCGCAACCAGGAGGCCAGGCGCGAGATCGCTGCCGAGGCTGAAGGGCTGCTCAGGGAAGAGGCACGGCTGTTCCTGGAATGGTGGGACGGGCTCGAGGCCGTGCCCGTGGTGAACCGTCTGCGCCGCCGTCTCGAGGAGATCCGGGAGCAGGAACTCCAGAAGGCCCTCAGCCGCATGGGTCCCGATCTCTCGGCCCGGGAGCGGAAGGTGGTGGAGGCCTTGAGCAAGGGAATCATCAACAAGGTTCTCCACACGCCCATGACCAACCTGCGGGCGCCTCAAGCGCGCCAGCAGCGCCATACCTGCATGCGTGTGATCGAGGAGCTCTTCGAGCTCCAGGACGACGGATCACTGAGCTCTGGCCCCTGA
- a CDS encoding glucose-1-phosphate adenylyltransferase, with amino-acid sequence MKRVLAIILGGGAGTRLYPLTKMRAKPAVPLAGKYRLIDIPISNCINSEINKIYVLTQFNSASLNRHLSMSYNLSAGFGQGFVEVLAAQQTPDSPSWFEGTADAVRKYQWLFQEWDVDHYLILSGDQLYRMDYSRFVQHHIDTGADLSVGALPVDPVQAESFGLMRTDGEGRIQEFREKPKGEALTAMRVDTQSLGLSREEAAKRPHLASMGIYVFSRDTLFDLLNSNPTSTDFGKEIIPASLARGDQLRSYLFDDYWEDIGTIGAFYEANLALTEQPNPPFSFYDEKFPIYTRPRYLPPSKLQDAQVTESIIGEGSLLKACSIHHCVLGVRTRVEDSVVLQDTLVMGSDYFESSEERATLRQRGGIPLGVGRGTTVKGAILDKNVRIGRDVTIINKDRVEEADRPELNFYIRNGIVVVVKNGTIADGTVV; translated from the coding sequence ATGAAACGCGTCCTTGCCATCATTCTGGGAGGTGGTGCCGGCACCCGCCTCTATCCGCTCACCAAGATGCGTGCCAAGCCGGCTGTACCGCTGGCAGGCAAGTACCGGCTCATTGACATTCCCATCAGCAATTGCATCAACTCAGAGATCAACAAGATTTATGTGTTGACGCAGTTCAACAGTGCGTCGCTCAATCGGCACCTGTCGATGAGTTACAACCTCTCGGCTGGTTTTGGTCAGGGCTTCGTGGAAGTGCTGGCAGCCCAGCAAACCCCGGACAGTCCCAGCTGGTTCGAGGGTACGGCCGACGCCGTGCGCAAGTATCAGTGGCTGTTCCAGGAATGGGACGTGGATCACTACCTGATCCTCTCCGGTGACCAGCTGTACCGCATGGATTACAGCCGCTTCGTGCAGCACCACATCGACACCGGTGCCGATCTATCGGTGGGAGCCCTGCCGGTGGACCCGGTGCAGGCTGAGTCGTTTGGTCTGATGCGCACCGATGGCGAGGGACGCATCCAGGAATTTCGTGAGAAGCCCAAGGGCGAAGCCCTCACGGCCATGCGGGTGGACACCCAGAGTCTCGGGCTCTCCCGTGAGGAGGCAGCCAAGCGCCCCCATCTGGCGTCGATGGGGATCTATGTGTTCAGCCGAGACACCCTGTTCGATCTGCTCAATTCCAATCCCACCTCGACCGACTTCGGCAAGGAGATCATCCCGGCCTCTCTGGCCCGTGGTGATCAACTACGCAGCTATCTCTTCGATGACTACTGGGAGGATATCGGCACGATCGGCGCGTTCTACGAGGCGAATCTGGCGCTCACCGAACAGCCCAATCCGCCGTTCTCGTTCTACGACGAAAAGTTTCCCATCTACACCCGTCCCCGTTACCTTCCCCCGAGCAAGCTCCAGGACGCCCAGGTCACCGAGTCGATCATCGGAGAGGGATCCCTGCTCAAGGCCTGCAGCATCCATCACTGCGTTCTCGGTGTCAGGACCCGCGTTGAAGACAGCGTTGTCCTGCAGGACACGCTGGTGATGGGTTCCGACTACTTCGAGTCGTCAGAGGAACGCGCCACCTTGCGGCAGCGGGGCGGAATCCCGCTTGGTGTCGGCAGGGGCACCACGGTGAAAGGGGCCATCTTGGACAAGAACGTGCGCATCGGTCGCGACGTCACGATCATCAACAAGGACCGGGTGGAAGAAGCCGACCGGCCGGAGCTGAACTTCTACATCCGCAACGGCATCGTGGTGGTGGTGAAGAACGGCACCATCGCCGATGGCACCGTGGTCTAG
- a CDS encoding D-alanyl-D-alanine carboxypeptidase family protein: MGRRRLLLLGAAVLALVGAFQLPAVRGWLGPRLAPGPVPGLDAQQSADGRLLGHFPYPEAEPSLLVSVGTGLELHRDAAEALLAMLRAADRDGVSLEVLSAFRSQDLQKDIFFGVKAERNQNARERAEVSAPPGFSEHSTGYAVDLGDARLPQTNLSTGFEETPAYRWLERNAARYHFTLSFPRDNAQGVSYEPWHWRFEGTADALRMFEPAQRLAR; the protein is encoded by the coding sequence ATGGGGCGGAGGCGGCTGCTGCTCCTCGGTGCAGCCGTGCTGGCGCTGGTGGGGGCCTTCCAGCTTCCCGCCGTGCGGGGCTGGCTCGGTCCCCGGCTCGCGCCCGGTCCGGTGCCGGGGCTCGATGCCCAGCAAAGCGCCGACGGACGGCTGCTGGGGCACTTCCCCTACCCAGAGGCGGAGCCCTCCCTGCTGGTGAGCGTGGGCACGGGCCTCGAACTGCACCGGGATGCCGCCGAAGCCCTCCTGGCCATGCTGCGGGCCGCCGACCGTGATGGCGTCAGCCTGGAGGTGCTCAGTGCCTTCCGTTCCCAGGACCTGCAGAAGGACATCTTCTTCGGTGTGAAGGCGGAGCGGAACCAGAACGCCCGGGAACGGGCCGAGGTGAGCGCGCCGCCAGGCTTCTCCGAGCACAGCACGGGCTATGCCGTCGACCTGGGAGATGCGCGCCTGCCCCAGACCAACCTCTCCACCGGGTTCGAGGAGACGCCGGCCTACCGATGGCTGGAGCGCAATGCCGCCCGCTACCACTTCACCCTCTCCTTCCCGCGGGACAATGCCCAGGGCGTGAGCTACGAGCCCTGGCACTGGCGCTTCGAGGGCACCGCCGACGCGCTGCGGATGTTCGAGCCCGCCCAGCGGCTGGCCCGCTGA
- a CDS encoding organic solvent tolerance protein OstA, translating to MALSAPLVAAAVLGLCVSGLAAPGVHAQVGAGSPAAAPAPASAPARAPVTGVVTIESDLQRADNSTGILTASGNVRIVYEDQGVVATARQAQYFSREGRLVLSGEVDVVQGDGNTIRAERLVYLVNGERLLAEPAPGQQVLTLYRFRTAPAPAPSAQP from the coding sequence TTGGCCCTGTCTGCTCCCCTTGTTGCCGCCGCCGTGCTCGGTCTCTGCGTCAGCGGCCTGGCAGCTCCAGGCGTGCACGCCCAGGTCGGGGCCGGCAGTCCTGCCGCAGCCCCCGCGCCGGCTTCCGCTCCAGCCCGGGCTCCGGTCACCGGCGTTGTCACCATCGAATCCGATCTGCAGAGAGCCGACAACTCCACCGGCATCCTCACGGCCAGTGGGAACGTGCGCATCGTGTATGAAGACCAGGGCGTGGTGGCCACGGCCAGGCAGGCCCAGTACTTCAGCCGCGAGGGTCGCCTCGTGCTGAGCGGTGAGGTGGATGTCGTGCAGGGCGACGGCAACACCATCCGGGCGGAACGACTGGTGTACCTGGTGAACGGGGAACGCCTGCTGGCGGAGCCGGCCCCAGGCCAGCAGGTGTTGACCCTCTACCGGTTCAGGACTGCCCCTGCCCCCGCGCCCTCAGCGCAGCCATGA